Within Plasmodium vinckei vinckei genome assembly, chromosome: PVVCY_12, the genomic segment tttttctcatatgttttaattataaaattaataaattataatttaaactGGTTAAagattaaataaatatatattgtatgtATACAAACTTTCTCtactttttaatatcaaACTTTAAACATCATTTAAAACGATATATAATAGGATATACCTCGAATTATGCAAAGTAAATAACTTTTATAAGATggtgaaataaaaacaaaattaatactAAGACTAAGACTATAAATaggtatatatttttatgcacATATTGTATcctacatatttttttatagtaaaaaatagaacCTTTATTCTTTTAAACTCTTTGCTTAAGTTTGaattatatgtaaaaaaatagttacattattattcacccttttttatagtcacactattatattaacatgtattaacatatatttatatatgtagataatttgtttactattttataGTGGTTTATTTGTTCTGGTTTAACAGATGAGAATAGCACAGttacatattttgttaatttgaGTTCTTTTTACactttttgattttttcttaaatatgatattaaaattttaagacAGTGGGGacattcaaaatatatttatttattttacaaaacatatagagaaaaaaaaataaaaaatggtataCCTATATATGATGTATCCATTTGGTGGTATTATCATTCGAgagtatttaaaaaaaaaaaaaacttaatgtcatattatatgtaataggaatatataatgaattcTGTGTTCTttagtttatatataattgggtagtgaatatatttaatgaatttttaataaataaattttgagaagatgtaaaaaataaataacaatccaaaaatgtataatagatagaattttccatttaaaaaaaaaaaattatattactacaaatatatggattatatatatgcgatgttaattttattttcttgattatatttttttaacatgtatacattttttatttatctattcatttattgaattataatttattgtatttttatcatttgtagaaattattatttttttaatattttttataaaattcacAGATTTcctgaaatatataattttttacaatttgtCAGTTTCGAAACAAATTATGTTATACCAATTGTTTATATGACATtgtaaaattgtatatgcatatttagtactttattttattattccctgtcccaatttttttttattttttataaaatattgtaaCAATGGATGTTGAAAAAAGtgagttttaaaaaaaaacaatattcATTATGTTCCTATGCTATCTGTTTTGCATACTCCAAATatagtttttatataataactttTTAACTTACAAAAAtggtattatatatattctctatgctttctttataatttcaCATTATCTTtccatttcttttttcacCTTTAGTTGAAGagcttaaaaaatttgtagCAACATGTGAAGAAGACCCATCAATTTTACTTAAACCAgaattttcctttttcaaaaattttatcGAAAGTTTTGGAggaaaagtaaaaaaagataaaatgggttatgaaaaaatgaagagtGAAGATAGCACAGAAGAAAAAACggatgaagaagaagatgAGGAAGAAGAGGAAGAGGAAGAAGAAGAGGAGGAGGAAGAAgaggaagaagaagaacagGATGATCCTGTAGAATTAGAATTAATTAAAGAAGAAACTGAGGAATGCCCACCATTAGCTCCAATTATAGAAGGAGAATTATCAGAGGAACAAATTGAGgaaatatgtaaattaaaagaagaagCTGTAAATTTAGttgaagataaaaaatatgaagaagctttagaaaaatataataaaataattagtTTTGGTAATCCATCTGCTATGATATATACTAAACGTGcttctattttattaaacttAAAAAGACCCAAAGCTTGTATAAGAGATTGTACAGAAgctttaaatttaaatattgatAGTGctaatgcatataaaataagagCTAAAGCTTATAGATATTTAGGAAAATGGGAATTTGCTCATGCTGATATGGAACAAGGACAAAAGATTGATTATGATGAAAACCTTTGGGATATGcaaaaattaatacaagaaaaatataaaaaaatatatgaaagaagaagatataaaattaataaagaagaagaaaaacaacgattaaaaagagaaaaagaattaaaaaaaagattagcagctaaaaaaaaagctgaaaaaatgtataaagagaatacaaaaagaaaaaattatgattcAGATTCTTCTGACTCATCTTATAGTGAACCAGATTTTTCGGGTGATTTCCCAGGTGGAATGGGCGGAATGGGTGGAATGCCAGGAATGCCTGGGGGTTTTCCAGGTATGCCAGGTGGAATGGGAGGTATGCCCGGAGGAATGCCAGGAATGCCTGGAGGAATGGGAGGTATGCCCGGGGGAATGCCAGGTATGCCAGATTTGAATTCACCTGAAATGAAGgaactttttaataatcctcaattttttcaaatgatGCAAAACATGATGAGTAATCcagatttaataaataaatatgctaGCGAtccaaaatataaaaatatttttgaaaatttaaaaaattccgATTTAGGAGGTATGATGGGTGGTAAACCTAAACCTTAAAGTTATctatacaaattttaagtGCATTTTTACGTAGCAACAAACATAAAGataaatatgcacatatacaatgttattaaaaaatcttTCTTTGTGAATAGGTATGTAAATTGCATAtaccaaaaaaataagtattgGCAGGTATATCGAATACGCACGCCtttctttttatacatatgtgcatttaattaattatccATTAACTGTGTACAtcgttttttattttatgcttAAAAAACATGAATGAAACAAttgttataaataaagaatgaAGTCAAAAATAATCggaaaaaatgatgaacaaaatttaaaaaataaaaaaaatatacagtCATACGAATATGGTATTAAAGCTATATAAGATTTTGTAAATTCCCTGTAACAAACAATCTTttactttttctttttaaaaaaattcctgaaaaaaaatgttcataaattatataaaatttggaAATATGTATGTTGTATTTGGTTATTTACAATATGATCATATTTGTTTCTTACGTGAGTAATGTTTGTTGAAggtttcttttttttttattattatctgcCGGTGCTTTTTTATCAGCATTACTCGAGTCATTGGTAAAGGTTTTTAtaagatttttttttatagggGCTTCTTTATCAACTGTTACTAAATAGCCATTCTCGAAGAACAGTTCTGTTTCTTTATcctatacaaataaaaacgcaataaattataagtAAGAAAATAGTATAGTGTAAATTAGATAGgcaatttatattaataggGAAGTGGTATATAAAAAGGggaaatatgaaaaaaatccaTGTCAttattgtataatttttgataTACCAATTTAACTCGTTTTGTGACATCCGATTCAATGGTATCGGGGTCAAGACATTCTGTGCTTTTATTACTTTCAGTAGATTcttctaaaaaaaataataaaaataaaaatgattaactactcatatatttgattttacatatttttcttttttcattagTACAATCTTATTACCCAATTTAATTTTAGCCACCTCGGTGTTGCATGTCGATGCTGAAAAGGTTTAAAATTTTCGAAAGTAAATCAGTACAAATATTGTATAGGAAAgcatacaaaatattattaaagtATTTGAACTAGCCATATATAGCCATTTTAAATGTATTGCTTAAGAATTAATACAATATAATCCTCATATTTGATTAAGTTATTATTACTTGCTTTGAAATACTTACATTGAAAAGGATCTGTTTTATGTTCTTTTTCGCTTAGGTTTTGAGAATCTTCGATTTCTTTTTCCACTATTAAGAATGAAGTAAATGGTGAAAatgatttaatttttttttgacataattttttttagcattttttatgGATATAGGTAT encodes:
- a CDS encoding Hsc70-interacting protein, putative, with the protein product MDVEKIEELKKFVATCEEDPSILLKPEFSFFKNFIESFGGKVKKDKMGYEKMKSEDSTEEKTDEEEDEEEEEEEEEEEEEEEEEEEQDDPVELELIKEETEECPPLAPIIEGELSEEQIEEICKLKEEAVNLVEDKKYEEALEKYNKIISFGNPSAMIYTKRASILLNLKRPKACIRDCTEALNLNIDSANAYKIRAKAYRYLGKWEFAHADMEQGQKIDYDENLWDMQKLIQEKYKKIYERRRYKINKEEEKQRLKREKELKKRLAAKKKAEKMYKENTKRKNYDSDSSDSSYSEPDFSGDFPGGMGGMGGMPGMPGGFPGMPGGMGGMPGGMPGMPGGMGGMPGGMPGMPDLNSPEMKELFNNPQFFQMMQNMMSNPDLINKYASDPKYKNIFENLKNSDLGGMMGGKPKP